The window CCAGAAGCAGATAAAAAAGATCGTTTAAATCGTTTAAATGAAGCAATTAATCGAGGGTTCCGCAACGGAAATAAACGTTTTGAAGGAACAGTCGTCGATGTATTAGTTGAAGGAACAAGTAAAAACGATGATACGATGTTAGCTGGATATACACGCCATAACAAATTAGTTAACTTTAAAGGCGATGAAACGAAAATTGGGCAAATCGTTAAAGTTAAAATCACCGAAGCTAAAACATGGCATTTAGCTGGAGAGATGGTTAACGATGAACAAACAAACTAATTTACCTTCTTTTGAAAAGTTAAAAGAGAAACTATCAACGGATCCTGTTTTAGAGCGTTATCGTCAGCTAACCCAAAAGGTTCATCAAAATGATAAACTTTTGGGATTATACGATGACTATATTCAAAAGCAAAAAGAGTTGATTAAACTAGAGTACTATGGAAAAACGAATGCTTCTTCACAAAAAGAGGCTGAGTTAAAAGCTATTGAAGCCAAGCTTTATGATAATCCACTGTTTAATGAATATATTCAAACTCAAATTGAGTTAAATGAACTCTTTTTAACTATGACTCATATCATACAATATAAGGTTAATAAACATCTTAGTGAATAGCTAAGATGTTTTTTAATTTTACATAATGAGACATGAATGGGTGATGGATGTCGGAGAGCTTCACGAGAAGGTAGGATTTTTTTCTCGAATGAAATCTCATAAAGTCATTTAATTAAGTATCAAATAGGTCAAGAGCTGAATATAGTATCAGTGAGGAGGTATTAGGATGAATGATATTCGTGAAATTGTAACTAAAGCTGTAATTGGAAAAGGTAAAAAAAGATTTAAAATCACATCGCCTCTTAATGATTTGAGAAGTCCAGCAGATAGTATTTTAGGTTGCTGGATTATTAATCATAAATTCGGAGCAAGAAAATGTGATAATTCTGTTGCTGTAAAAGGTGTTTATGACATTAACGTTTGGTATTCATTTGCTGACAATACGCAAACAGAAGTAGCTCGTCAAACAATTGAATATGATGACCAAGTTAATGTTCATCGTACAATTCGTGATTGCCTATACGAAGGTGATGAAGTGATCGCAAGAACAATTCAACAACCAACTTGTGTAGACGCTCGAATTGAAGATGGAGAAATTGTGGTTGAGGTAGAATTTGAAATTGTGGTTGAGGTCATTGGAGAAACAAAAATGCGCGTTTCAATCTTAGGTCCAGTCGAAAGTGATATGGATAGTGACGACGATGATGAAGATGAAATCGACCAACAAATTAATCCAAATTTCTTGAAAAATTCACCTTTTAGAGGAGAATAAGGCAGTCATGCCTTATTCTTTTTTTATGGGCTAAATTTCTCAATGTAGTTTTTCTCATCAGTGAGAAGACAAATTCAATAACAAGGTAAGAACCTCCCTAGATGATAGGAATAGTTTTTATACATGAAATACTAGGCGGGTGCTGAGACTTAAGTGTTTCTGATTAAGAGGCTATTTTTATTTCCGGGAAAATAATCGATTAGATATGAATCAGGCTGACATTCTTTAATGTTGGTCATAAAAAGAGTGACACGAAGAAGACATTAAGTCACAACTAGTCTGATTAAAAAAGGTTAGTTTCGCCTATCATAGAAGAAATTGAAATGTTTGTAATCCATCGCTAGAACCGTTCTTAAATCGACACTTTATGCTATAATAAAACCATGTAAATAAAAAAGGAGTTTTGATCATGCGAGATAAGTCTAAATACACACCCATGATGCAGCAATATTTGACTATCAAGGAAAATTATCAAGATGCTTTTGTCTTTTTTAGACTAGGTGATTTTTATGAATTATTTTTTGAAGATGCACAGTTAGCTGCCAAGGAGTTAGAAATTGCATTAACTGGACGTGAAGCGGGAGCAGAAGAACGCGTTCCGATGTGTGGGGTTCCTCATCATTCGGCAGAAAATTATATTAATCGTTTAATTGAACGTGGATATAAAGTGGCGGTTTGTGAACAGGTTGAAGATCCGGCGAGTGCCAAAGGGGTTGTCCGTCGTGAAGTTGTGCGCTTATTAACGCCAGGAACAGTCATGAATCAAACGGCTTTAAATGAAAAAGAAAATAACTTTATTTTATCAATTGTTGCTTTTGAAGATGCCTATGCAGTTGCTTATAGTGATTTATCAACGGGAGAAAACTATGCGATGCGTCTACCAAAAGAAAATCAAGTTCTAATTGGAGAACTTATTAGCTTAGGTTGTAAGGAAATTGTTATTGGTTCAGAAATAGAGACAGCCATGTTTGATAATTTACGTGCCCTAAGACAAATTGTTTTATCATACGAAGAAGAGTGTCTCATTCCAATTGAATATCAACTTTTAGTTGATGAAATAAATGATGATTATTTAAAACAAGCATTTGGTCGATTAGTAAGCTACTTAGTTCGTACACAAAAAAGTGCACTCGGACATTTACAACCGATTAGCTTAACTAAAAACGAAGATTATTTAAGTATTGATTACAATTCACGTCGAAATTTAGAATTAACAGAAACCATTCGTTCAAAGTCTCGTCAAGGTTCTTTACTTTGGCTATTAGATAAAACAAAAACAGCGATGGGAAGTCGTTTACTTAAGCAATGG of the Turicibacter sp. TJ11 genome contains:
- the cotE gene encoding outer spore coat protein CotE, which produces MNDIREIVTKAVIGKGKKRFKITSPLNDLRSPADSILGCWIINHKFGARKCDNSVAVKGVYDINVWYSFADNTQTEVARQTIEYDDQVNVHRTIRDCLYEGDEVIARTIQQPTCVDARIEDGEIVVEVEFEIVVEVIGETKMRVSILGPVESDMDSDDDDEDEIDQQINPNFLKNSPFRGE
- a CDS encoding YlbF family regulator; the protein is MNKQTNLPSFEKLKEKLSTDPVLERYRQLTQKVHQNDKLLGLYDDYIQKQKELIKLEYYGKTNASSQKEAELKAIEAKLYDNPLFNEYIQTQIELNELFLTMTHIIQYKVNKHLSE